From the Callithrix jacchus isolate 240 chromosome 22, calJac240_pri, whole genome shotgun sequence genome, the window CAGGTTTTGCGTACTCAGTGAGTCGTCCTATTTATCGATCAATACTCGAAGGTGAGTAGCCCCAGAAGGGCGCTGGGAAACAAGTtcctatgtatgtgtgtgtctctttctccCGGAGAAATAATTAAAACTAGAATGAAAACGTTCTCAGCCCCTCCCGCCTCCTGGAATGGCGGGAAATGGAGTCTCTGGACTTCACGTTAATCCGAGCTTGTATTCCTACTATCTGTCCTGTCCTTTCTGAAGCCAGAAGAAAGTCCTGTTCTCTcagttctgggttttttgttgttgttgttgttgtttttaaagacggggtttcaccatgttggttaggagtTTTTTCTTGACTGCAATTCCCAGCGGACACAACCGCGGGGGACGGTAGCGCCAAAGCCTGTTGAGACTACATTGCCCAGAAGGCAAAGTGCGGACACACTTCCGCTCCCTTCACAAAGCAGGCGGCAGCACCATGCGCACCTCGGCGCGGGCATCTCTGGGAGTTGTAGTTTCACAGCCAAATGGGGCCTACTGCCCTCTGATGGCAGCGTTgagtcaaaaagtaaaaatttgagTCAAGCCCTTTGGCCTAGGGATTCCGACACCCAACCAAGGCTCACAAGGGCGGCGAAATGGGATGGGATAGCGGCGGTTACTTAACCGCCAGAACCCGTGGGGCATGCGCCGTAGGCTGCGCGTGGGCAACCGCCACTAGGGGATTGGGATCCGTGGGAGTTTGAGGGTGACGGCCTGAGATCCATCAGGATGTTTGGAGAGGGTGAGAATGTTCATAGAGGAATGCTAGGAAGGGTTGTAAACGTCTGGAAGGGCTAAGAGGAGTCCTAGAGCTGTGAAGGGGTCTTTGATGAGCTTAGTGACCTGAGGATAATTACTGGGTGAAGAAGCCTGAGGGGAATTAGGGTGTCTGTTAAAAAATCTGTGGgtggccgggggcggtggctcacgcctgtaatcccagcactttgtgaggtcaaggcaggtggatcacttgaggtcaggagttcgagaccagcctagccaacacggagaaaccgtATCTCTAcgcacaaaaaaattagtcaggcgtggtggtgcactgtaatcccagctacttgggaagctgaggcacaagaattacttgaacccgggaggctgaggttgcagtgagctgagattgcaccactacactccagcctgggcaatggagtgagactgtgtctggaaaagaaaacaagaaaaggtcTATGGGAGACAGAAATTACTGGTGATCAAGGGGATCTCTGAGTGACCTGAAGGGGTGAGAAATGGTTAGGAAGCATCGCGAAGGGGCTTTGAGAGTCTGTGGATATACTGGGGCTACATGTACAAAGCAGGGAGGTCTCTGATGAGATTAATCTGTGAAGTGCTTTGAGAGCATCCGTAAAGGGCTTTCTACTTGGAAGCAAGGATCTCAGAGGATATGGACAGGACCAAGGGTGTCTTCTTGCAGAAACATTTCAAGCCCACTAATGGATTTAGGTGGGCAATTAAAGGTTAGAGGAGCCGCTGGAGTTTTCAAGGCCAAATGCCATCTGTGACATCCTACACAGCCAGAATCTGGGGCAACTAGTCCGGTAGGGCTGTGGTCTGACCTGGACAGCAGTTAGGGAGCTGAGCATCTAGGATTCCGTGTTAGTTAGAGGTGCTTTAAAGGCACTGGGGTCAGGGGATGAGGCCAGTAGTCAGGGTCCTCTCCTCCCCTGAGTGACAACATCCTCTTCTCCATCATCCCACCACCAACtcagctgcatctatgttgccAGGAGACATGTCTCATCCAAGCTTCCAGAAATAGCCCAGTGGCCCCCACCCCAGAGTATGACTTACATCACCCAGGAGAGGGAGCAGTTTCCCGAAGGCCGCCTCAGGAGCCTCGATTTCCTACCAGTATCTAGCTCTGTATCCTCTCTTCCCTGCCAACCGACATCATCTGGGACCACCCACCCTGGCTGGCATGAAATGAGATCCAAGTGGGTAGCAGTTGCCAGTCAATGTTCCTTCCCCACTCAGGGTTGCACAGGGTGGAGTTTCATGGTGAAGCAAGTCCATCTTGTAgcagctgtgtggcctcagggaAGCCCCTtcccctttctgggcctcaggcACCTCACCTGCAGAAGAGGCTGGCTTGTCTCTAAGGACACTTCCAACCTGGATTATTATTCCTAATTCTTTCGTCCCTGATTCAAGCTCTCCAATCTCAGCTTCTATAGCTTTATGAGCGCATCTCAGATCCTCTGACCCTGAAAGCCTGATCTGGATCCAACTATCTTGGTGTTAGGAAGCAAAAGTCAGGAGTTGTTGAAAGAACATGGGCTTTAAAGTCCTGGCTCAGCCTtagggccttgggcaagtcacttagcaGCACTGGTTGCCCGTACCTTACTGGATACTGAGAGCAACAGCACTGCAGCTCGTAAGTACGGGACACACAGTAAGTCGACAGCATCGATGACTAACTAGTAAGCCAGACCCTTCACTTCATGTTAGCTTGGGGTGTTCCCCTGGCTGGACCAGATCACTAAGTTACCTTGCAAGGTCTACATTTCAAGAGATActgcaggctggtctccaaagaACTCCCAGTGGAACTCAGAGCAACATGAGGGGTTTGGGCAGGGTACTAGGGGCAGTGCCAAAGGGAGCTCCTGGTCTTCACTGGGGACCTGGGGTTCGGGAAGAATTCTCAGCTGCAAGAGGGAAGGCATCCAGCCAATCGAAAAACAAGAGCATCAGGGTCGTTACAAAGAACAGTAAGCTTCCAAGGACAAGATCCCCATGGAACAGAGGAGCAGTCAAATGAAGCCAGTGCACGCTCAAGACCACTATCATCAAGCTCTGGGGCTTCTGtgcctctgaggtcaggagatggttTCCCAGGCCTGGATTTGGCCCATTCGGATTAGGGTTAGGCCCTCTATACCAATCCAGCCACAGACTCACTagcagccaggctggggcccCTCCTTCAGAATCAAGCAAAGGCTGTGGCCCGGAGACGCTGCACCTAGCATCTAGGACATTGATCACTGCATCCAAAGGTCcaaagttttattgttttgaataCATTCTCCAGCGGCCCCTCTACTCCCCCCACCCTCAGTCCCCAATACAGAATAAGGCTTGACtgcagccccccaccccaccccagaggccccagctgggaggcagagggggctTCCAGTTTGGTTTCAGGGACCCCCTTCCCATCCCCCCACCCGCCTGCCCATGGGCCAGTCCTAGGAGCAGCTGGGGTGAAGGGGCTGGATGGGTGCAGGGGTGGAGTGGGAGAGGGATAGCAGGCACTTGTTAAGATTTGTGGCCCATGGGCGGTACCCCTCACCGCCCTCCACCCCCCTCCCCAAACACATGGAATTTTTGGTTCATCATCAAactgtccctccctcccctgctgtGACCTTGTTGTGTATGAGAAACCTAGGCACTCATGGCCCCCTggaggggcagggcaggcagggctggggctgaggaGGGCTAGGGATAGGGCAGAAGGGAAAAGGTACAAGAGGCAGagaacagggagggaaacaaggCTTTACTTCCTAAGCGATTGTAATAAAAAAGTTCCTGGGTGTTAAGGCCAGAGCCTCAATTCAAATATAAATTCCCCAGAATGGAGGTGGCCCCCCTaacttccccctccctccccgctaCCACCACTTTGCCCAGAGCTTAGAAACCCAGAGAGACAGGGAACAGCCCCTAGCTCTGggcacccacccacccccaccatttaaaaaaaagaaattaaagttttatacaaaatgtggggagggggaagggaggaggcagagaagagaCAAGAGAGCTGCCCTCACCTCCAGGACACAGGGGGCTTAAGGCAGCAAAAGAAgcatggggggtggggggcacaggGGTCCCCTGCCCACAGCCCTCAGGAGTCTCGGTGCTCCAGGGAGAGCTGGGCCGTGGCATGCTGGAGGTCAGAGCTCACTCGCCTTGGGGTGAGGGgccccccagcctccccaggtCCCTCCCCACGAACCTTCTTGTCCTCGCCCTCATCCTCAAAGACCCCAGTGGGGCCTCCACCCCCTTCCAGGCGACAGTCTTCACTCCAGCGCCGCTTAAAGCGCAGCTTGAGAGGCATGCACTGGGCTGCCCCAGGTGCCTCGCCGGGTTCAGGCTTGGGGGGTGCAGGTGGGGCACGGGGCGTCTTGAACACCTCCCCATCTTCCTCATCCTCATCACTAATGTcagtcacctccacctcctccgaCTCGCCTTCTGAGATGGGCTCCACCTTGATCTGAGGTGGCGGGGGCGGTGGGGCCAGCCCGCCTGCGCCACCACTGCTCCTGTCAGCACTGGCTGGGGCCTTGTCCCCAGCTGCCCGCTGTCGGCGTCCGAGTGGGGGCGGCTGGAGCTTAAACTTGaatggagaagaagaagaagaagaggatgaCGAGGCCGAGGAGGGGACCGGTGGGGTTTCGGGCGCCATGGGCGGCAGTGGGCACTTGTCAGGGCGCTGCGGCTGGGGCACCACCAGCCCAGGGTAGTGCAGAAAGGCGCGGGGGCTGAGGTGGTAGTTGTAGACGCTTTGGGTGTGGGCCTGCAGGTACCGTTTCATGTCCTCAGGGCTGAAGGAGAAGTGAGAGCCTCCCCCTGAGCCGCTGGGCCCCCCACCACCACTAGGGTACATAGGGCTCAGCGTGGGCGAGGGAGTATAGGCCAGGTGGGTGGGCGTCATAGGCAGAGCCGGGGAGAGCTGAGGGGGTAGCAGGGAGCCAGGCCCGGCCAGaggagacacagggaaggggcTGAGGGGTTCAGGGCCACCCCGAGGCCGGGGGTAGACGCGGAAGACACCAGGGTCATGGGGCAGGCGGGCCAGTGGGGGCCCACGGAAGGCACCCAGATCCGGAGGGCCGGGTGGTCGGGCCCGGGGATCCTCTCCCAGTGGTTCCTCCAGCTCTGATGTGCCATCACTACAGTCACTGACTGAGCCTCGGCCCAGGCGGCGAGCTACCACAGCCGAGAAGagggatgatgaggatgaagagcAGGCAGGTGGCGAGCGGGGGTCCTCAGTGGGGGACAGCACCTCAGAGGGCGTTGAGGGAGGGAAGCGGAAGTGGCTACCGCCCGACGGCACTGGCGGGGCACTCTGGGGCACTGCACCCCCTGGCAGGGGAAAGGAGACGTGTCAAAGCCCCTGGCCTAGGTTGGAGGGGCACACAGACCCTCTCCACACCAACCATCCCCGGTACTCACCAGCCAACCCCACATCAATGAAAGGGTAATTAACCAGCACCAGTTTGTTGAAATTGAACTTGTAGGTGAACCGTTTCCCCTTGGTCTTGTGCAGAATGCGCTTGTTATAGTAATAGCTGCGGGTACAGAGATGCCAATGGGAGGGTCAGGTACACGGGATCCAGGTCTAGCCTCCACACCTTGACACGCACTTAGGTGTGGTTCCCAAAGGGCCACTGAGGAACATGGGCCACAGAAGAGAAATCAAGTGCCCAGAGGGTAGGTACCAGCTCTCTCCTCGGGTCTAAGGCAGAACTAGATCCATTAATGACTGTACTCTTCTCAGGATACCTCTGTGTTACCAAGGGGCTCAGggaggagctgggagtggcccaaGTTTCACAGCTAAGATTTGGCAAAGCCAGGGGTCAGACCCAATGGCTGTTCCCTTGAGCCAGGGGGTATGCAACCAGTGAGGGCCGTCCACATGTGCTCAG encodes:
- the ERF gene encoding ETS domain-containing transcription factor ERF isoform X2, whose product is MNYDKLSRALRYYYNKRILHKTKGKRFTYKFNFNKLVLVNYPFIDVGLAGGAVPQSAPPVPSGGSHFRFPPSTPSEVLSPTEDPRSPPACSSSSSSLFSAVVARRLGRGSVSDCSDGTSELEEPLGEDPRARPPGPPDLGAFRGPPLARLPHDPGVFRVYPRPRGGPEPLSPFPVSPLAGPGSLLPPQLSPALPMTPTHLAYTPSPTLSPMYPSGGGGPSGSGGGSHFSFSPEDMKRYLQAHTQSVYNYHLSPRAFLHYPGLVVPQPQRPDKCPLPPMAPETPPVPSSASSSSSSSSSPFKFKLQPPPLGRRQRAAGDKAPASADRSSGGAGGLAPPPPPPQIKVEPISEGESEEVEVTDISDEDEEDGEVFKTPRAPPAPPKPEPGEAPGAAQCMPLKLRFKRRWSEDCRLEGGGGPTGVFEDEGEDKKVRGEGPGEAGGPLTPRRVSSDLQHATAQLSLEHRDS
- the ERF gene encoding ETS domain-containing transcription factor ERF isoform X1, producing the protein MKTPADTGFAFPDWAYKPESSPGSRQIQLWHFILELLRKEEYQGVIAWQGDYGEFVIKDPDEVARLWGVRKCKPQMNYDKLSRALRYYYNKRILHKTKGKRFTYKFNFNKLVLVNYPFIDVGLAGGAVPQSAPPVPSGGSHFRFPPSTPSEVLSPTEDPRSPPACSSSSSSLFSAVVARRLGRGSVSDCSDGTSELEEPLGEDPRARPPGPPDLGAFRGPPLARLPHDPGVFRVYPRPRGGPEPLSPFPVSPLAGPGSLLPPQLSPALPMTPTHLAYTPSPTLSPMYPSGGGGPSGSGGGSHFSFSPEDMKRYLQAHTQSVYNYHLSPRAFLHYPGLVVPQPQRPDKCPLPPMAPETPPVPSSASSSSSSSSSPFKFKLQPPPLGRRQRAAGDKAPASADRSSGGAGGLAPPPPPPQIKVEPISEGESEEVEVTDISDEDEEDGEVFKTPRAPPAPPKPEPGEAPGAAQCMPLKLRFKRRWSEDCRLEGGGGPTGVFEDEGEDKKVRGEGPGEAGGPLTPRRVSSDLQHATAQLSLEHRDS